In Bacteroidales bacterium, one genomic interval encodes:
- a CDS encoding N-acetyl-gamma-glutamyl-phosphate reductase, translating to MIKVGIVGGAGYTAGELIRLLINHPDVEIVFINSNSNAGNPITDVHSGLYGETDLKFTDELPFEAIDVLFFCTAHGDTKKFMESHTLPEELKIIDLSMDYRLADESHDFVYGLPEVNRKKLIRCKHVANPGCFATAIQLALLPLAKNLLLNNPVHINAITGSTGAGQKPSATSHFSWRNDNISIYKPFTHQHLAEIGETLHTLQSTATDELYFIPVRGCFARGIFVTLYTDCAVSEEELYKIYNEYYDDHSFTHISTKPIDLKQVVNTNKCLIHIEKKGDKVLITSAIDNLLKGASGTAVHNMNLLFGLKETVGLMLKPSAF from the coding sequence ATGATAAAAGTAGGAATAGTCGGAGGGGCTGGTTATACCGCCGGAGAGTTGATTAGACTGTTAATCAATCACCCCGATGTTGAGATAGTATTTATCAATAGTAACAGTAATGCAGGAAACCCTATTACCGATGTTCATTCGGGATTATATGGCGAAACCGATTTGAAGTTTACCGATGAGTTGCCATTTGAGGCGATTGATGTATTGTTCTTCTGTACCGCTCATGGTGATACAAAGAAATTTATGGAGTCGCACACATTGCCTGAGGAGTTGAAGATAATAGACCTCTCAATGGATTATCGTTTGGCAGATGAGTCGCACGATTTTGTATATGGATTACCTGAGGTAAATCGTAAAAAACTGATACGTTGCAAACACGTTGCAAACCCGGGATGCTTTGCAACAGCAATACAGTTGGCACTATTGCCATTAGCAAAAAATCTTTTGCTAAACAACCCTGTGCATATTAATGCCATAACAGGAAGTACAGGAGCAGGACAAAAGCCTTCGGCAACATCGCATTTCAGTTGGCGTAACGACAATATATCGATATACAAACCCTTTACACACCAACACTTGGCAGAGATAGGCGAAACATTGCATACGTTACAATCAACAGCAACCGATGAACTCTATTTTATCCCTGTTCGCGGATGTTTCGCACGCGGAATATTTGTAACTTTATATACCGACTGTGCAGTATCGGAGGAGGAGTTGTATAAGATTTATAACGAATATTACGATGACCACTCATTTACCCATATAAGTACAAAACCGATTGATTTGAAACAAGTTGTAAACACCAATAAATGTTTAATACATATTGAGAAGAAAGGTGACAAAGTGCTTATCACTTCGGCAATAGATAACCTATTGAAGGGTGCATCGGGTACAGCGGTACACAATATGAATTTACTATTTGGTTTAAAAGAGACAGTAGGTTTAATGCTTAAACCATCGGCGTTCTAA
- a CDS encoding DUF559 domain-containing protein, with protein MVKKNNYSQVNNRQELVEERKSLRTFGTSAEAMLWLHLKNKQLDGWRWRRQFSVGPYIIDFYCPKAKLGIELDGNNHYSLSGMEYDDFRTIQLYNIYGVKLLRFENNMIWKDIDSVLYEIKRVLQETEIKT; from the coding sequence ATGGTTAAAAAGAATAATTATTCTCAAGTAAATAATAGACAGGAACTGGTAGAAGAGAGAAAAAGTTTAAGAACTTTTGGAACGTCAGCAGAAGCAATGTTGTGGTTGCATCTTAAAAATAAACAGCTTGATGGTTGGAGATGGCGACGTCAATTTTCGGTTGGACCTTACATTATAGATTTCTATTGTCCTAAGGCAAAATTAGGGATAGAATTGGATGGTAACAATCACTATTCCTTGTCGGGTATGGAATATGATGATTTTAGGACTATTCAGTTGTATAATATTTATGGGGTAAAATTGTTGCGTTTTGAGAATAATATGATATGGAAAGATATAGATTCGGTATTGTATGAGATAAAAAGAGTTTTGCAAGAAACCGAAATAAAAACATGA